A window of Tautonia plasticadhaerens contains these coding sequences:
- a CDS encoding SMI1/KNR4 family protein has protein sequence MMNYKEWTDRAGQFIARFERLHPRMKARVEIGPPATADQIAEAERGIGQALPRQLRTFLESASGHCDFGYWWEAEGEEDRREAESAFETTTIPGGLEYFAWVRALAEDYEFHRELVEEGTYGDAPFCQAPLPIGGMGNGDHIAIDLNGGSVIFLSHDDWSFILAPDFDAFLRSWEAICYLDFDISPYERFVDKDGGGIDPTDRPELRRLRRLLLPDDRGGRP, from the coding sequence ATGATGAATTACAAGGAATGGACCGATCGGGCGGGGCAATTCATCGCCCGGTTCGAGCGGCTCCACCCCCGGATGAAGGCGAGGGTCGAGATCGGCCCCCCAGCGACGGCCGACCAGATCGCCGAGGCGGAGCGGGGCATCGGCCAGGCGTTACCCCGGCAGCTCCGCACATTCCTGGAGTCGGCGAGCGGCCATTGCGACTTCGGCTACTGGTGGGAGGCCGAGGGGGAGGAGGATCGCCGAGAGGCGGAGTCGGCGTTCGAGACGACGACCATCCCGGGCGGCCTGGAGTACTTCGCCTGGGTCAGGGCCCTCGCCGAGGACTACGAATTCCATCGAGAGCTCGTCGAGGAAGGGACCTACGGCGACGCCCCCTTCTGCCAGGCCCCCCTGCCGATCGGCGGCATGGGCAACGGCGACCACATCGCCATCGACCTCAACGGCGGGTCGGTCATCTTCCTCTCGCACGACGACTGGAGCTTCATCCTCGCCCCCGACTTCGACGCGTTCCTCAGGTCGTGGGAGGCGATCTGCTACCTCGACTTCGACATCAGCCCCTACGAACGGTTCGTCGACAAGGACGGAGGAGGGATCGACCCGACCGACCGGCCCGAGCTTCGACGGCTCCGGCGACTCCTGCTGCCCGACGACCGGGGTGGCCGACCCTAG
- a CDS encoding cyclic nucleotide-binding domain-containing protein, with amino-acid sequence MVSKDAAERFLAAPFLADLDASSREALLQVLVEDRVESGRVLLRQGDHNDRIHFLIEGTVAISRASSKGRPEYLLDLDAPTAFGETSYFQRNAQLVTVTAATDLRLLVLERDAHEVLRRVDPRASEQLATAAIRVLAGHFELIDQRIADILSRQPDPQSEATEWDRFRARLFGESKL; translated from the coding sequence ATGGTCTCCAAAGACGCCGCCGAACGGTTCCTCGCCGCCCCCTTCCTCGCCGACCTCGACGCCTCGTCCCGGGAGGCGTTGCTCCAGGTCCTGGTGGAGGATCGCGTGGAGTCGGGCCGGGTGCTCCTGAGGCAAGGGGACCACAACGACCGCATCCACTTCCTCATCGAGGGCACGGTCGCCATCTCCCGGGCCTCCTCCAAAGGCCGGCCGGAATACCTGCTGGATCTGGACGCGCCGACCGCCTTCGGGGAGACCTCCTACTTCCAGCGCAATGCCCAGCTCGTGACCGTCACGGCGGCCACCGACCTCCGCCTGCTCGTCCTGGAGCGGGACGCCCACGAGGTGCTCCGCCGCGTCGACCCCCGGGCCTCCGAGCAGCTGGCCACCGCCGCCATCCGGGTCCTCGCCGGCCACTTCGAGTTGATCGATCAGCGGATCGCCGACATCCTCTCCCGCCAGCCCGACCCCCAGTCCGAGGCCACGGAGTGGGACCGGTTCCGGGCCCGGCTCTTCGGCGAATCGAAGCTGTGA
- a CDS encoding DegT/DnrJ/EryC1/StrS family aminotransferase: MTRPAETPSVPALDLKAQYRAIRDEVEPMILELMESQQFVLGANVAGLEEEVAAYCGASHAVGCASGTDALLLPLMAWGIGPGDEVITSPFTFFATAGVIWRLGARPVFVDIDPGSYNLDPSRLADAISPRTRAIIPVHLYGQAADMDPINAIAADRGLKVLEDAAQAIGAGYEGKRAGVLGHASAFSFYPSKNLGGFGDGGLITTEDAELASRMKRLRVHGMEPKYYHAEVGLNSRLDALQAAVLRIKLRHLDAWTAGRRALAESYRDLFEAAGLLGLVTLPTELPGRVHVYNQFVIRVDAELRDPLRARLSESQIGSEIYYPIPLHLQECFAPLGHKAGDFPASERAAGETIALPMYPELPTQAARRVVEAVAGFYRDRGLLPSRREHAA; this comes from the coding sequence ATGACTCGTCCCGCCGAGACCCCGAGCGTTCCCGCCCTCGACCTGAAGGCCCAGTATCGGGCCATCCGGGACGAGGTCGAGCCGATGATCCTGGAGCTGATGGAGAGCCAGCAGTTCGTCCTCGGGGCGAACGTCGCGGGCCTGGAGGAGGAGGTGGCGGCCTACTGCGGCGCCTCGCACGCCGTCGGCTGCGCCTCGGGGACCGACGCGCTGCTGCTGCCGCTGATGGCCTGGGGGATCGGCCCGGGCGACGAGGTGATCACCTCCCCGTTCACCTTCTTCGCCACCGCCGGGGTCATCTGGCGACTGGGGGCCAGGCCGGTGTTCGTCGACATCGACCCGGGGAGCTACAACCTCGACCCCTCCCGGCTGGCCGACGCGATCTCACCCCGCACACGGGCGATCATCCCGGTCCACCTCTACGGCCAGGCGGCCGACATGGACCCGATCAACGCGATCGCCGCCGACCGGGGGCTGAAGGTGCTGGAGGACGCCGCCCAGGCGATCGGCGCCGGCTACGAGGGGAAGCGGGCCGGGGTGCTCGGTCACGCCTCGGCGTTCAGCTTCTACCCGTCGAAGAACCTCGGCGGGTTCGGCGACGGCGGCCTGATCACCACCGAGGACGCCGAGCTGGCCTCCCGGATGAAGCGGCTCCGGGTGCACGGGATGGAGCCGAAGTACTACCACGCCGAGGTCGGGCTCAACTCCCGGCTCGACGCGCTGCAGGCCGCCGTCCTCCGGATCAAGCTCCGGCACCTCGACGCCTGGACCGCCGGCCGTCGCGCCCTGGCCGAGTCGTACCGCGACCTGTTCGAGGCGGCCGGGCTGCTCGGGCTGGTCACCCTGCCGACCGAGTTGCCGGGCCGGGTGCACGTCTACAACCAGTTCGTCATCCGGGTCGACGCCGAGCTCCGGGATCCGCTCCGGGCCCGGCTGTCGGAATCCCAGATCGGCAGCGAGATCTACTATCCGATCCCGCTCCACCTGCAGGAGTGCTTCGCCCCGCTCGGGCACAAGGCCGGCGACTTCCCCGCCTCGGAGCGGGCCGCCGGGGAGACCATCGCCCTGCCGATGTATCCCGAGCTCCCCACGCAGGCGGCCCGCCGGGTCGTGGAGGCCGTCGCCGGGTTCTACCGGGATCGCGGCCTGCTGCCCTCTCGTCGGGAACACGCCGCCTGA
- a CDS encoding chloride channel protein, whose amino-acid sequence MPPEPPSPGPSFPLISRFLNHLAGRWATPGSGRVAVCSPLVGLVSGLGAVAFLVLLEWMLRDVLGDVMGLRPPPTGEGEPSPVSYPGAWWLVLLIPAVGGLISGLLVFTWAPEAEGHGTDALIRAFHRGGGQIRARVPLIKGVASIVTIGTGGSAGSEGPIAQIGAGFGSFLARALRLTPDERRLLMLAGAAGGIGAIFRAPLGGALFVCEVLYMTAAMESAALLPCLSSAIVAYSTFALFITPRPIFIVPPLEFHGLLELPIFAMLAVACAGLGWLYVRVFYGLRDKVFRPMPLPRQLKPAVGGLMLGAMAVAFPQLMTGGYGWVQWGAIGMPPSLALPGASVFSPEMGVSLLLSLALLKTIATGLTISSGGSGGVFGPSIFIGGMLGGAIGQLLNAALPGQDLNHAAFALVGMGGFFAGVSKSPLASIVMVCEMSGSYSLLVPLMLVCGLNVGLSRRWTIYEEQVASPVDSPAHQGDFVVDVLERIRVGQVRVRTKGLEVVPEATPFPQVVRRVAGSTETLFPVVDDSGRLTGIFGLRDIRLALLGTDGLGELVIADDLAHRPPLTVTIEDDLHTALKRMTELNVDELPVVAAEGSTQLIGLLSRRDLVKAYTSQIEALRSPDPAAS is encoded by the coding sequence ATGCCCCCCGAACCGCCTTCCCCCGGCCCATCGTTCCCGCTGATCAGCCGATTCCTGAACCACCTGGCGGGCCGGTGGGCCACCCCCGGCTCCGGCCGGGTCGCCGTGTGCAGCCCGCTGGTCGGCCTGGTCTCGGGCCTGGGGGCGGTGGCCTTTCTCGTGCTGCTGGAGTGGATGCTCCGGGACGTGCTCGGCGACGTGATGGGCCTACGCCCCCCCCCAACCGGCGAGGGGGAGCCGAGCCCGGTCTCCTATCCGGGCGCCTGGTGGCTGGTCCTGCTGATCCCGGCCGTCGGCGGCCTGATCTCCGGGCTCCTCGTCTTCACCTGGGCCCCCGAGGCGGAGGGGCACGGCACCGACGCCCTGATCCGCGCCTTCCACCGGGGAGGGGGCCAGATCCGGGCCCGGGTCCCCCTGATCAAGGGGGTGGCCTCGATCGTCACCATCGGCACCGGCGGGTCGGCCGGCTCGGAGGGGCCGATCGCCCAGATCGGCGCCGGCTTCGGCTCGTTCCTGGCGAGGGCCCTCCGCCTGACCCCCGACGAGCGCCGCCTGCTGATGCTCGCCGGGGCCGCCGGCGGCATCGGGGCGATCTTCCGCGCCCCGCTGGGCGGGGCGCTGTTCGTCTGCGAGGTCCTGTACATGACCGCGGCGATGGAGTCGGCGGCGCTGCTGCCGTGCCTGTCCAGCGCGATCGTCGCCTACTCCACCTTCGCCCTGTTCATCACCCCGAGGCCGATCTTCATCGTCCCCCCCCTCGAATTCCACGGCCTGCTGGAGCTTCCCATCTTCGCCATGCTGGCCGTGGCCTGCGCGGGGCTCGGCTGGCTGTACGTCCGGGTCTTCTACGGCCTCAGGGACAAGGTCTTCCGCCCGATGCCGCTGCCCCGGCAGCTCAAGCCGGCCGTGGGGGGCCTGATGCTCGGGGCGATGGCCGTGGCCTTCCCCCAGCTCATGACCGGCGGCTACGGCTGGGTGCAGTGGGGGGCGATCGGCATGCCGCCGTCGCTGGCCTTGCCGGGGGCGTCGGTCTTCTCGCCGGAGATGGGCGTCTCCCTGCTGCTCTCGCTCGCCTTGTTGAAGACGATCGCCACGGGCCTGACGATCAGCTCGGGCGGCAGCGGCGGCGTGTTCGGCCCCTCGATCTTCATCGGCGGCATGCTCGGGGGCGCGATCGGCCAGTTGCTCAACGCGGCCCTGCCGGGCCAGGATCTCAACCACGCCGCCTTCGCCCTGGTGGGCATGGGGGGGTTCTTCGCCGGGGTCTCGAAGTCGCCGCTGGCCTCGATCGTCATGGTCTGCGAGATGAGCGGGTCGTACAGCCTGCTCGTCCCCCTGATGCTCGTCTGCGGCCTGAACGTGGGGCTCTCCCGGCGCTGGACGATCTACGAGGAGCAGGTGGCCAGCCCGGTCGACAGCCCGGCCCACCAGGGGGACTTCGTGGTCGACGTGCTGGAGCGGATCCGGGTCGGCCAGGTCCGGGTCCGGACCAAGGGCCTGGAGGTCGTCCCCGAGGCCACCCCCTTCCCCCAGGTCGTCCGACGGGTCGCCGGGTCGACCGAGACGCTCTTCCCGGTCGTGGACGACTCCGGCCGGCTCACCGGGATCTTCGGCCTCAGGGATATCCGCCTGGCCCTGCTCGGCACCGACGGCCTCGGCGAGCTGGTGATCGCCGACGACCTCGCCCACCGTCCCCCGCTGACCGTGACGATCGAGGACGACCTGCACACGGCACTGAAGCGGATGACGGAGCTGAACGTCGACGAGCTCCCGGTGGTCGCCGCCGAGGGCTCGACCCAACTCATCGGCCTGCTCAGCCGCAGGGACCTGGTGAAGGCCTACACTTCCCAGATCGAGGCCCTCCGCTCCCCCGATCCGGCCGCCTCCTGA
- a CDS encoding Gfo/Idh/MocA family protein has translation MSRTSPDSPSRRGFLRSIGRAAAAGVAVPMVVPASALGRGGFTAPSERITLAMIGTGNQGFNDLRSFLRDDRVQVVAVCDVNREGPGYWDGKVGGREPAKRLVEEHYGRRAGSGSYAGCASVVDFREILGRDDIDAVEICTPDHWHAIPVIEACKAGKDIYCQKPLSLTIAEGRAMSDAVKETGVVFQTGSQQRSDPNFRRACELVRNGRIGELKRVLVGLPGGRPNLAGEGGDDKKTAPVPEGFEYDSWLGPAPEAPYAPARCHVNFRWILDYSGGQITDWGGHHPDCAQWGMGTERTGPVEIRNVAGTFEPPDPLWDTATAFSLDAVYGNGVVMNISNANRMGVTFEGTEGTVHADRGRIDADPKSLLDSEIGPGEIRLYASDDHFRNFIDCVHSRGPTAAPVEVAHRSITVCHLGNIALRLGRDRLRWDPDAERILGDDEAAAMLSRPYRDPWKLPVV, from the coding sequence ATGAGCCGAACCAGCCCCGATTCGCCGTCCCGTCGAGGATTCCTCCGGTCGATCGGCCGGGCCGCGGCGGCCGGGGTCGCCGTGCCGATGGTGGTCCCCGCCTCCGCCCTCGGCCGGGGAGGCTTCACGGCGCCGAGCGAGCGGATCACCCTGGCGATGATCGGCACCGGCAACCAGGGGTTCAACGACCTCCGCAGCTTCCTCCGGGACGATCGCGTCCAGGTCGTCGCCGTCTGCGACGTGAACCGGGAGGGCCCCGGCTACTGGGACGGCAAGGTCGGCGGCCGGGAGCCGGCGAAGCGGCTCGTCGAGGAACACTACGGCCGTCGGGCCGGCTCCGGCTCCTACGCCGGCTGCGCGTCCGTGGTCGACTTCCGCGAGATCCTCGGCCGCGACGACATCGACGCCGTCGAGATCTGCACCCCCGACCACTGGCACGCCATCCCCGTCATCGAGGCGTGCAAGGCGGGCAAGGACATCTACTGCCAGAAGCCCCTCTCGCTGACCATCGCCGAGGGCCGGGCGATGAGCGACGCCGTGAAGGAGACCGGCGTCGTCTTCCAGACCGGCAGCCAGCAGCGCTCCGACCCGAACTTCCGGAGGGCCTGCGAGCTGGTCCGCAACGGCCGGATCGGCGAATTGAAGCGGGTGCTCGTCGGCCTGCCCGGCGGCCGGCCGAACCTGGCCGGCGAGGGCGGCGACGACAAGAAGACCGCCCCCGTCCCCGAGGGGTTCGAGTACGACTCCTGGCTCGGCCCCGCCCCCGAGGCCCCCTACGCGCCCGCCCGCTGCCACGTGAACTTCCGCTGGATCCTCGACTACTCCGGCGGCCAGATCACCGACTGGGGGGGGCACCACCCCGACTGCGCCCAATGGGGCATGGGCACCGAGCGGACCGGCCCGGTGGAGATCCGCAACGTCGCCGGCACCTTCGAGCCGCCCGACCCCCTCTGGGACACCGCCACCGCCTTCTCCCTCGACGCCGTCTACGGGAATGGGGTCGTGATGAACATCTCCAACGCCAACCGGATGGGCGTGACCTTCGAGGGGACCGAGGGGACCGTCCACGCCGACCGAGGCCGGATCGACGCCGACCCGAAGTCGTTGCTCGACTCCGAGATCGGCCCGGGCGAGATTCGCCTCTACGCCAGCGACGACCACTTCAGGAACTTCATCGACTGCGTCCACTCCCGGGGGCCGACCGCCGCGCCGGTGGAGGTCGCCCATCGGTCGATCACCGTCTGCCACCTGGGCAACATCGCCCTGCGGTTGGGCCGGGACCGCCTGCGGTGGGACCCGGACGCCGAGCGGATCCTCGGAGACGACGAGGCGGCGGCGATGCTCTCCCGACCGTACCGGGATCCCTGGAAATTGCCGGTCGTCTGA
- a CDS encoding protein kinase domain-containing protein: MIRMEDPGNQPSSIPGFEMIRPIGRGGMGEVFLARQISLDRPVAIKLLHPVYQALSDERLVRFRREAELMARVNHPNVLTVFDLGQVSGRPYLVMGYAEGGDLRRLMRAGVPMAADAARALIEPVGRALACLHRNGILHRDLKPENVLLDDDGRPLVADFGIAVLRGGAGALTGTGIGLGTPGYIAPEQQYRLKIDERADQYSLAALSYELLTGQVPLGVPRPPSSTNAALPGAIDSVLLRALADDPEDRFADVPAFLQALDAAFSRPPAPRGRGRKPAMIALGSTIALATFVAGVLLARSIREARPAPWRQVPAPPTGPVAPPSVASGTTPTELTARGSGPGPESEPDPGVGAGPGPAAGADPGPAAGADPGRAIADAEPADRLVPFLEDQLERFAVASPAPRPPGGDCPREAWLDAIDTLLGHGPLAGRLKARIDEIAFQIWDDNGRPEGTSDADWLEARRRLFESDGLDPLIQQLIGEEAVALWERKGQPEGKDEENWFQARHRLVDEGLLLPARVRDNLENTFLLVPAGELDVPDQPGGPGPTLVVDRPFYLADREVTVGLFARFVQLTGYRTTAEVEGSAIGFDPETGGEVRGPQYRWRNPGYPGGVAEDHPVAQVSWDDAIAFCREATSRLGTSYRLPTEREWRYARHLARRRAREAGEAPGALADEAWYLDNSDRAAHPVGSKRPDGLGFYDLLGNAAEWCADSCEVVDPRQPDAPPGPGHPVLGGSWINTADQLRPGVRPCFPPTFYYPSIGFRLCVDLPDVR, from the coding sequence ATGATCCGCATGGAAGACCCCGGCAACCAGCCGTCGTCGATCCCCGGCTTCGAGATGATCCGCCCGATCGGCCGGGGGGGCATGGGCGAGGTCTTCCTCGCCCGCCAGATCTCCCTCGACCGGCCGGTGGCGATCAAGCTGCTGCACCCGGTCTACCAGGCCCTCTCCGACGAGCGGCTGGTCCGCTTCCGGCGGGAGGCGGAGCTGATGGCCCGGGTCAACCACCCGAACGTGCTGACGGTCTTCGACCTCGGCCAGGTCTCCGGCCGCCCCTACCTCGTGATGGGCTATGCCGAGGGGGGCGACCTCCGCCGCCTGATGCGGGCCGGCGTCCCCATGGCCGCCGACGCCGCCCGGGCCCTCATCGAGCCGGTCGGCCGGGCCCTGGCCTGCCTGCACCGCAACGGCATCCTGCACCGCGACCTGAAGCCCGAGAACGTCCTGCTAGACGACGACGGCCGCCCCCTGGTGGCCGACTTCGGCATCGCCGTGCTCCGGGGGGGGGCCGGTGCCCTCACCGGCACCGGCATCGGCCTGGGCACCCCCGGCTACATCGCCCCCGAGCAGCAGTATCGGCTCAAGATCGACGAGCGGGCCGACCAGTACTCGCTGGCCGCCCTCTCCTACGAGCTGCTCACCGGCCAGGTGCCGCTGGGGGTCCCCCGTCCCCCCTCGTCGACCAACGCCGCCCTGCCCGGGGCGATCGACTCAGTGCTCCTCCGGGCCCTGGCCGACGACCCCGAGGACCGGTTCGCCGACGTGCCGGCCTTCCTGCAGGCCCTCGACGCCGCCTTCTCCCGGCCGCCGGCTCCCCGAGGCCGGGGCCGAAAGCCCGCGATGATCGCCCTCGGCTCGACGATCGCGCTCGCGACGTTCGTCGCCGGCGTCCTGCTGGCCCGGTCGATTCGGGAGGCCCGTCCCGCCCCCTGGCGGCAGGTCCCGGCCCCTCCGACCGGGCCCGTCGCCCCTCCCTCGGTCGCCTCCGGGACGACCCCCACCGAACTCACCGCCCGGGGGTCGGGGCCCGGTCCCGAGTCCGAACCGGATCCGGGAGTCGGGGCCGGGCCGGGGCCGGCCGCCGGGGCCGATCCGGGGCCGGCCGCCGGGGCCGATCCGGGCCGGGCCATCGCCGACGCCGAGCCGGCCGACCGGCTCGTGCCGTTCCTGGAGGACCAGCTCGAGCGATTCGCCGTCGCCTCCCCCGCCCCCAGGCCCCCCGGGGGCGATTGCCCCCGGGAGGCCTGGCTCGACGCCATCGACACCCTGCTCGGCCACGGGCCGCTCGCCGGCCGCCTCAAGGCCCGGATCGACGAGATCGCCTTCCAGATCTGGGACGACAACGGCAGGCCCGAGGGGACCAGCGATGCCGACTGGCTGGAGGCGAGGCGGCGGCTCTTCGAGTCCGACGGCCTCGACCCCCTGATCCAGCAGCTCATCGGCGAGGAGGCCGTGGCCCTCTGGGAGCGCAAGGGCCAGCCGGAAGGGAAGGACGAGGAGAACTGGTTCCAGGCCCGCCATCGGCTCGTCGACGAGGGCCTGCTCCTCCCGGCCCGGGTCCGGGACAACCTGGAGAACACCTTCCTCCTCGTGCCCGCCGGGGAGTTGGACGTGCCCGACCAGCCGGGGGGCCCGGGCCCGACCCTGGTCGTCGATCGGCCGTTCTACCTGGCCGACCGCGAGGTCACCGTCGGCCTGTTCGCCCGGTTCGTGCAGCTGACCGGATACCGGACCACCGCCGAGGTCGAGGGCTCGGCCATCGGCTTCGACCCCGAGACCGGCGGGGAGGTGCGAGGCCCCCAGTATCGCTGGCGGAACCCCGGCTACCCCGGCGGCGTGGCCGAGGACCACCCCGTCGCCCAGGTCAGCTGGGACGACGCCATCGCCTTCTGCCGGGAGGCGACCAGCCGACTCGGCACGTCCTATCGCCTGCCGACGGAGCGGGAATGGCGGTACGCCCGCCACCTCGCCCGACGCCGGGCCCGGGAGGCCGGGGAGGCCCCGGGGGCGCTGGCCGACGAGGCCTGGTATCTCGACAATTCCGACCGGGCCGCCCACCCCGTCGGCTCGAAGCGGCCCGACGGCCTCGGCTTCTACGACCTGCTGGGCAACGCCGCCGAGTGGTGCGCCGATTCGTGCGAGGTCGTCGACCCGAGGCAGCCCGACGCCCCCCCCGGGCCGGGCCATCCCGTGCTCGGCGGATCCTGGATCAACACCGCCGACCAGCTCCGCCCCGGGGTCCGCCCCTGCTTCCCCCCCACCTTCTATTACCCTTCCATCGGCTTCCGGCTCTGCGTCGACCTGCCCGACGTCCGCTGA
- the glpK gene encoding glycerol kinase GlpK: MARDRILVIDQGTTSTRAVVYDTRLRPVGQGQVEVPPTYPKPGWVEHDPAAIVDSIGRTVSDALADAKVGADRIAAIGLTNQRETTVLWDRGTGEAVGPAIVWQDRRTADLCRSLSGRADWLAGRTGLLLDSYFSATKLSWMLEHLPGVRTRAESGDLAFGTVDSLVLRHLTGGKLHATDVTNASRTLLMDLRAGRWADDLCEYFGIPPAILPEIVPSSGEVGRTSGLGYLPDGLPIAGIAGDQQASLFGNGCVEVGQAKCTYGTGAFLLVNTGTEVVRSTAGLVTTPAATPPGQAQQYALEGSVFIAGAAVQWFRDGLKAIGAAPEINPLSEEAAPDSEVLFVPALTGLGAPHWEPEARGTIFGITRGTTVPDLARAVIEGVAYQIVDLVEAMNADLPTPLESLRADGGMARSDPFLRFQADLMGLPLHRSPQTEATALGAGALAGLGVGLWPDAGAVAELLESGGEAFEPRRDRIWRRRAMRRWRHAVETVRRHYRTG; encoded by the coding sequence ATGGCCCGCGACCGCATCTTGGTGATCGACCAGGGGACCACGAGCACCCGGGCCGTCGTCTACGATACCAGGCTCCGGCCCGTCGGCCAGGGACAGGTCGAGGTGCCGCCGACGTACCCGAAGCCCGGATGGGTGGAGCACGACCCGGCGGCGATCGTCGACTCGATCGGCCGGACGGTCTCCGACGCCCTGGCGGACGCGAAGGTCGGCGCCGACCGGATCGCGGCCATCGGCCTGACGAACCAGCGCGAGACGACCGTGCTCTGGGACCGGGGCACCGGCGAGGCCGTCGGCCCGGCGATCGTCTGGCAGGACCGCCGGACGGCCGACCTCTGCCGGAGCCTCTCCGGCCGGGCCGACTGGCTGGCCGGGCGCACGGGCCTGCTGCTCGACTCGTACTTCTCGGCCACCAAGTTGTCCTGGATGCTGGAGCACCTGCCGGGAGTCCGCACGCGGGCCGAGTCCGGGGACCTGGCGTTCGGCACCGTCGACAGCCTCGTGCTCCGCCACCTGACCGGGGGCAAGCTGCACGCGACGGACGTGACCAACGCCTCCCGGACCCTCTTGATGGACCTCAGGGCCGGCCGATGGGCCGACGACCTTTGCGAGTACTTCGGGATCCCCCCGGCGATATTGCCCGAGATCGTGCCGAGTTCCGGCGAGGTCGGCCGGACGAGCGGGCTGGGGTACCTGCCCGACGGCCTGCCGATCGCCGGGATCGCGGGGGACCAGCAGGCGTCCCTGTTCGGCAATGGATGCGTGGAGGTCGGCCAGGCGAAGTGCACCTACGGCACGGGGGCCTTCCTGCTGGTGAACACGGGGACGGAGGTCGTCCGGTCGACCGCGGGGCTGGTCACCACCCCGGCCGCCACCCCGCCGGGGCAGGCGCAGCAGTATGCGCTGGAGGGGAGCGTGTTCATCGCCGGGGCGGCGGTGCAGTGGTTCCGGGACGGCCTGAAGGCGATCGGGGCGGCCCCGGAGATCAACCCGCTGTCGGAGGAGGCGGCCCCGGACAGCGAGGTGCTGTTCGTGCCCGCCCTGACCGGCCTGGGGGCCCCGCACTGGGAGCCGGAGGCCAGGGGGACGATCTTCGGCATCACCCGGGGCACGACGGTGCCGGACCTGGCCAGGGCGGTGATCGAGGGGGTGGCCTACCAGATCGTCGACCTCGTGGAGGCGATGAACGCCGACCTGCCGACGCCGCTCGAATCGCTCCGGGCCGACGGCGGCATGGCCCGGTCCGACCCGTTCCTCCGGTTCCAGGCCGACCTGATGGGGCTGCCCCTGCATCGCAGCCCCCAGACCGAGGCGACCGCGCTGGGCGCCGGGGCCCTGGCGGGGCTGGGGGTCGGGCTCTGGCCGGACGCGGGGGCGGTCGCCGAGCTGCTCGAGTCCGGCGGCGAGGCGTTCGAGCCGCGTCGCGACCGGATCTGGCGACGGAGGGCCATGCGGCGCTGGCGGCACGCGGTCGAGACCGTCCGGCGCCACTACCGGACGGGATGA